A part of Plasmodium coatneyi strain Hackeri chromosome 8, complete sequence genomic DNA contains:
- a CDS encoding KIR protein, producing the protein MAEKTCRIGSITETLTLDNSFYSNFESNTEGYSGDGGTEGSGVAQLKSQLGITCSHCTKIIDDAAKIDNAYLYACQQNGKQDYGDAPCRLFYYWFGHKYWPHLNGKTLSEILDKIYTTLENTSSCTSGTKCKFKYEEIDETTFEQMKGVFGYYHDYSEVQRELGTTAISCAKEWANYWTTLSTACKTMKDKCTGDSGHNVKSYCKDFNTTYAVHCDIANLHQEMEVLIKKIQREANEARNKATTTSSLSSIFGILGTIGAPLLLYKYKPWSSWFGNHSSGSSGRSNRRRRSTIRNGFDTLTEASATTVSTIADSTKMSTIYDRSPPKRGTRAGTNTTNNNTPGHHQRTNFE; encoded by the exons atGGCAGAGAAG ACGTGTAGAATAGGGTCAATTACTGAGACATTAACCTTAGATAACTCTTTCTATTCAAATTTCGAGAGTAACACGGAGGGATATAGCGGTGATGGGGGTACCGAAGGTAGTGGTGTTGCACAATTAAAGTCCCAATTAGGGATTACCTGTTCGCACTGTACGAAAATTATTGATGATGCTGCAAAAATCGACAACGCTTACTTATACGCATGTCAGCAGAATGGGAAACAGGATTACGGGGATGCACCCTGCCgcctcttttattattggttcgGACACAAATACTGGCCTCACTTAAATGGTAAAACACTTTCGGAGATTTTGGATAAAATTTACACTACGCTGGAAAACACTTCTTCCTGCACTAGTGGAACGAAGTGTAAATTTAAGTACGAAGAAATAGACGAAACTACATTCGAGCAAATGAAAGGAGTGTTCGGTTATTACCACGATTATAGTGAGGTACAGAGGGAACTAGGTACAACTGCTATCTCCTGCGCAAAGGAATGGGCCAACTATTGGACCACCCTTTCCACAGCATGCAAAACCATGAAGGATAAGTGCACAGGTGACTCCGGCCATAACGTGAAATCATATTGTAAAGACTTCAATACTACCTATGCTGTACATTGTGATATAGCTAATCTCCACCAAGAAATGGAAGtactaataaaaaagatCCAACGTGAAGCAAACGAAGCCCGAAATAAAGCCACCAccacttcctccctttcttctatattcGGCATCTTAGGAACAATTGGTGCTCCATTacttctatataag tataaaccatggtcttcttggtttggtaaccattctTCTGGAAGCAGCGGAAGaagtaatagaagaagaagatccaccATCAGGAATGGGttcgacacattaacggaaGCTTCAGCCACAACAGTTTCAACCATAGCAGATTCCACAAAAAtgtctaccatatatgatagatcaccacccaaaaggggaacaagagcaggaacaaatacgacaaataataatacaccaggTCATCATCAAAGAACGAAT tttgaataa